In Perca fluviatilis chromosome 14, GENO_Pfluv_1.0, whole genome shotgun sequence, a genomic segment contains:
- the LOC120573161 gene encoding hepatocyte growth factor activator isoform X3, which produces MQTFMMAYLILLFLPFVFSTRARILGAGYETVISNEPYKESRKVLTTMGEECTFPFRQGGRIHHHCLTILSSKPWCSLTHNFDRDRRWGFCAPEKTQPNVFVQTSRRIPDPCRPNPCQHGGVCTLIPQRHSFECSCPESFTGRLCEQKKCYETVHLRHYDIGESWGRIHLRNVEQCTCVAGEILCERVQYTTCRSNPCQNDGTCRLITSTDKEVCNCRHGYSGPYCSLASSRRIVPFNALPSIKKAQPSMPPKKPVCGKKNKKRLPISRARILGGISALPGNHPWMAAIYIGQSDFCAGTMVSSCWIVSAAHCFFRNPLKSQLRVVLGQQKFNVTDHNTRTFGVEKYIFPKQFSVFNPTLHDIVLIKLAKQDGKCVKRTPFIRPICLPDKSMTFPDGYCCTISGWGHMYEKAQGYSSLQEAGVRLIPHDTCRKPNVYGNHVTADMVCAGLNGCVDACQGDSGGPLACSRNDVSFLYGIISWGEGCGRSQKPGVYTKVGNYIDWINSVIGHKPKAS; this is translated from the exons ATGCAAACGTTCATGATGGCATACcttatattactttttttaccttttgtttTCAGTACACGGGCG CGCATATTAGGAGCTGGATATGAAACGGTCATCTCCAATGAGCCATACAAGGAGAGCCGGAAAG TTCTTACTACAATGGGAGAAGAATGCACGTTCCCATTTCGTCAGGGTGGAAGGATTCATCATCACTGCCTCACCATCCTATCCTCAAAACCATG GTGCTCCCTCACACATAATTTTGATCGGGACCGGCGGTGGGGCTTCTGTGCACCAGAGAAAACTCAGCCAAATG TTTTTGTCCAAACATCACGTAGAATCCCAGATCCATGTCGGCCGAATCCATGTCAGCATGGAGGCGTCTGCACGCTGATCCCACAAAGACACTCGTTTGAGTGCTCCTGTCCTGAGAGCTTCACTGGGAGACTCTGTGAGCAGA AGAAGTGCTATGAAACCGTACACCTGCGCCATTATGACATCGGAGAGTCTTGGGGACGAATTCACCTCCGTAATGTGGAACAGTGCACATGTGTGGCAGGGGAAATCCTGTGTGAAAGAGTTCAATACACAA CGTGCCGTTCAAACCCTTGTCAGAATGATGGAACGTGTCGACTGATCACATCCACCGACAAGGAAGTGTGTAACTGCAGACATGGCTACAGCGGCCCATACTGTAGCTTAG CTTCTTCACGAAGGATTGTCCCATTTAATGCCCTGCCCAGCATTAAAAAAGCTCAGCCCTCTATGCCTCCCAAAAAGCCTGTGTgtggaaaaaagaacaagaaaagGTTACCGATATCCAGGGCGCGGATATTGGGCGGAATCTCAGCTCTGCCAGGTAATCACCCCTGGATGGCAGCCATTTACATCGGACAGTCAGACTTCTGCGCCGGCACCATGGTCTCCTCTTGCTGGATTGTCTCTGCGGCTCACTGCTTCTTCCGCAA CCCCCTGAAGTCTCAGCTTCGAGTGGTGCTCGGTCAGCAGAAATTCAACGTCACGGATCACAACACCAGGACATTCGGAGTGGAGAAGTACATCTTTCCTAAACAGTTCTCAGTGTTTAATCCAACACTACATGACATTG TTCTGATCAAACTGGCGAAGCAGGACGGGAAGTGTGTGAAGAGAACCCCGTTCATCAGACCCATCTGTCTCCCAGACAAAAGCATGACGTTCCCTGATGGGTACTGCTGTACTATTAGCGGCTGGGGACACATGTATGAGA AGGCACAGGGTTACTCTAGTCTGCAGGAGGCTGGAGTGAGGCTGATTCCTCACGACACATGTAGGAAGCCAAATGTTTATGGCAACCATGTCACTGCTGACATGGTTTGTGCGGGGCTCAACGGCTGTGTCGACGCCTGCCAG GGTGACTCCGGGGGCCCTCTGGCTTGTTCGAGGAATGATGTCAGCTTCCTGTATGGGATCATCAGCTGGGGAGAGGGCTGCGGCCGCTCTCAAAAACCTGGCGTTTACACTAAAGTAGGGAACTATATCGATTGGATCAATTCAGTGATCGGACACAAACCCAAGGCTTCATAA
- the LOC120573161 gene encoding hepatocyte growth factor activator isoform X2: MQTFMMAYLILLFLPFVFSTRARILGAGYETVISNEPYKESRKVLTTMGEECTFPFRQGGRIHHHCLTILSSKPWCSLTHNFDRDRRWGFCAPEKTQPNVFVQTSRRIPDPCRPNPCQHGGVCTLIPQRHSFECSCPESFTGRLCEQTCRSNPCQNDGTCRLITSTDKEVCNCRHGYSGPYCSLEPETECYNSRGTDYRGLVGTTVSGARCLAWNSDLLYDELHVGTVVASSLRGLGEHAYCRNPDEDKMPWCYTLNDATISWEYCDVPSCVMAVSSSRRIVPFNALPSIKKAQPSMPPKKPVCGKKNKKRLPISRARILGGISALPGNHPWMAAIYIGQSDFCAGTMVSSCWIVSAAHCFFRNPLKSQLRVVLGQQKFNVTDHNTRTFGVEKYIFPKQFSVFNPTLHDIVLIKLAKQDGKCVKRTPFIRPICLPDKSMTFPDGYCCTISGWGHMYEKAQGYSSLQEAGVRLIPHDTCRKPNVYGNHVTADMVCAGLNGCVDACQGDSGGPLACSRNDVSFLYGIISWGEGCGRSQKPGVYTKVGNYIDWINSVIGHKPKAS, encoded by the exons ATGCAAACGTTCATGATGGCATACcttatattactttttttaccttttgtttTCAGTACACGGGCG CGCATATTAGGAGCTGGATATGAAACGGTCATCTCCAATGAGCCATACAAGGAGAGCCGGAAAG TTCTTACTACAATGGGAGAAGAATGCACGTTCCCATTTCGTCAGGGTGGAAGGATTCATCATCACTGCCTCACCATCCTATCCTCAAAACCATG GTGCTCCCTCACACATAATTTTGATCGGGACCGGCGGTGGGGCTTCTGTGCACCAGAGAAAACTCAGCCAAATG TTTTTGTCCAAACATCACGTAGAATCCCAGATCCATGTCGGCCGAATCCATGTCAGCATGGAGGCGTCTGCACGCTGATCCCACAAAGACACTCGTTTGAGTGCTCCTGTCCTGAGAGCTTCACTGGGAGACTCTGTGAGCAGA CGTGCCGTTCAAACCCTTGTCAGAATGATGGAACGTGTCGACTGATCACATCCACCGACAAGGAAGTGTGTAACTGCAGACATGGCTACAGCGGCCCATACTGTAGCTTAG agCCAGAGACAGAGTGCTACAACAGCAGGGGCACAGATTACAGAGGGCTGGTGGGCACCACGGTGTCTGGCGCCCGGTGTTTGGCGTGGAACTCAGACCTGCTGTATGACGAGCTCCATGTGGGCACGGTGGTTGCCTCGTCCCTCAGGGGCCTCGGGGAACATGCCTACTGCAG aAACCCAGATGAAGACAAGATGCCGTGGTGCTACACACTAAATGACGCCACCATCTCCTGGGAGTACTGTGACGTCCCCTCCTGTGTTATGGCTGTGT CTTCTTCACGAAGGATTGTCCCATTTAATGCCCTGCCCAGCATTAAAAAAGCTCAGCCCTCTATGCCTCCCAAAAAGCCTGTGTgtggaaaaaagaacaagaaaagGTTACCGATATCCAGGGCGCGGATATTGGGCGGAATCTCAGCTCTGCCAGGTAATCACCCCTGGATGGCAGCCATTTACATCGGACAGTCAGACTTCTGCGCCGGCACCATGGTCTCCTCTTGCTGGATTGTCTCTGCGGCTCACTGCTTCTTCCGCAA CCCCCTGAAGTCTCAGCTTCGAGTGGTGCTCGGTCAGCAGAAATTCAACGTCACGGATCACAACACCAGGACATTCGGAGTGGAGAAGTACATCTTTCCTAAACAGTTCTCAGTGTTTAATCCAACACTACATGACATTG TTCTGATCAAACTGGCGAAGCAGGACGGGAAGTGTGTGAAGAGAACCCCGTTCATCAGACCCATCTGTCTCCCAGACAAAAGCATGACGTTCCCTGATGGGTACTGCTGTACTATTAGCGGCTGGGGACACATGTATGAGA AGGCACAGGGTTACTCTAGTCTGCAGGAGGCTGGAGTGAGGCTGATTCCTCACGACACATGTAGGAAGCCAAATGTTTATGGCAACCATGTCACTGCTGACATGGTTTGTGCGGGGCTCAACGGCTGTGTCGACGCCTGCCAG GGTGACTCCGGGGGCCCTCTGGCTTGTTCGAGGAATGATGTCAGCTTCCTGTATGGGATCATCAGCTGGGGAGAGGGCTGCGGCCGCTCTCAAAAACCTGGCGTTTACACTAAAGTAGGGAACTATATCGATTGGATCAATTCAGTGATCGGACACAAACCCAAGGCTTCATAA
- the LOC120573161 gene encoding hepatocyte growth factor activator isoform X1: MQTFMMAYLILLFLPFVFSTRARILGAGYETVISNEPYKESRKVLTTMGEECTFPFRQGGRIHHHCLTILSSKPWCSLTHNFDRDRRWGFCAPEKTQPNVFVQTSRRIPDPCRPNPCQHGGVCTLIPQRHSFECSCPESFTGRLCEQKKCYETVHLRHYDIGESWGRIHLRNVEQCTCVAGEILCERVQYTTCRSNPCQNDGTCRLITSTDKEVCNCRHGYSGPYCSLEPETECYNSRGTDYRGLVGTTVSGARCLAWNSDLLYDELHVGTVVASSLRGLGEHAYCRNPDEDKMPWCYTLNDATISWEYCDVPSCVMAVSSSRRIVPFNALPSIKKAQPSMPPKKPVCGKKNKKRLPISRARILGGISALPGNHPWMAAIYIGQSDFCAGTMVSSCWIVSAAHCFFRNPLKSQLRVVLGQQKFNVTDHNTRTFGVEKYIFPKQFSVFNPTLHDIVLIKLAKQDGKCVKRTPFIRPICLPDKSMTFPDGYCCTISGWGHMYEKAQGYSSLQEAGVRLIPHDTCRKPNVYGNHVTADMVCAGLNGCVDACQGDSGGPLACSRNDVSFLYGIISWGEGCGRSQKPGVYTKVGNYIDWINSVIGHKPKAS; encoded by the exons ATGCAAACGTTCATGATGGCATACcttatattactttttttaccttttgtttTCAGTACACGGGCG CGCATATTAGGAGCTGGATATGAAACGGTCATCTCCAATGAGCCATACAAGGAGAGCCGGAAAG TTCTTACTACAATGGGAGAAGAATGCACGTTCCCATTTCGTCAGGGTGGAAGGATTCATCATCACTGCCTCACCATCCTATCCTCAAAACCATG GTGCTCCCTCACACATAATTTTGATCGGGACCGGCGGTGGGGCTTCTGTGCACCAGAGAAAACTCAGCCAAATG TTTTTGTCCAAACATCACGTAGAATCCCAGATCCATGTCGGCCGAATCCATGTCAGCATGGAGGCGTCTGCACGCTGATCCCACAAAGACACTCGTTTGAGTGCTCCTGTCCTGAGAGCTTCACTGGGAGACTCTGTGAGCAGA AGAAGTGCTATGAAACCGTACACCTGCGCCATTATGACATCGGAGAGTCTTGGGGACGAATTCACCTCCGTAATGTGGAACAGTGCACATGTGTGGCAGGGGAAATCCTGTGTGAAAGAGTTCAATACACAA CGTGCCGTTCAAACCCTTGTCAGAATGATGGAACGTGTCGACTGATCACATCCACCGACAAGGAAGTGTGTAACTGCAGACATGGCTACAGCGGCCCATACTGTAGCTTAG agCCAGAGACAGAGTGCTACAACAGCAGGGGCACAGATTACAGAGGGCTGGTGGGCACCACGGTGTCTGGCGCCCGGTGTTTGGCGTGGAACTCAGACCTGCTGTATGACGAGCTCCATGTGGGCACGGTGGTTGCCTCGTCCCTCAGGGGCCTCGGGGAACATGCCTACTGCAG aAACCCAGATGAAGACAAGATGCCGTGGTGCTACACACTAAATGACGCCACCATCTCCTGGGAGTACTGTGACGTCCCCTCCTGTGTTATGGCTGTGT CTTCTTCACGAAGGATTGTCCCATTTAATGCCCTGCCCAGCATTAAAAAAGCTCAGCCCTCTATGCCTCCCAAAAAGCCTGTGTgtggaaaaaagaacaagaaaagGTTACCGATATCCAGGGCGCGGATATTGGGCGGAATCTCAGCTCTGCCAGGTAATCACCCCTGGATGGCAGCCATTTACATCGGACAGTCAGACTTCTGCGCCGGCACCATGGTCTCCTCTTGCTGGATTGTCTCTGCGGCTCACTGCTTCTTCCGCAA CCCCCTGAAGTCTCAGCTTCGAGTGGTGCTCGGTCAGCAGAAATTCAACGTCACGGATCACAACACCAGGACATTCGGAGTGGAGAAGTACATCTTTCCTAAACAGTTCTCAGTGTTTAATCCAACACTACATGACATTG TTCTGATCAAACTGGCGAAGCAGGACGGGAAGTGTGTGAAGAGAACCCCGTTCATCAGACCCATCTGTCTCCCAGACAAAAGCATGACGTTCCCTGATGGGTACTGCTGTACTATTAGCGGCTGGGGACACATGTATGAGA AGGCACAGGGTTACTCTAGTCTGCAGGAGGCTGGAGTGAGGCTGATTCCTCACGACACATGTAGGAAGCCAAATGTTTATGGCAACCATGTCACTGCTGACATGGTTTGTGCGGGGCTCAACGGCTGTGTCGACGCCTGCCAG GGTGACTCCGGGGGCCCTCTGGCTTGTTCGAGGAATGATGTCAGCTTCCTGTATGGGATCATCAGCTGGGGAGAGGGCTGCGGCCGCTCTCAAAAACCTGGCGTTTACACTAAAGTAGGGAACTATATCGATTGGATCAATTCAGTGATCGGACACAAACCCAAGGCTTCATAA